DNA from Luteolibacter flavescens:
TTTTTTCACCATGTATCCGTTGCTTCGAAATGCATCCCGCAGGCGTTTTTATCCCTTCTTTTTCTCCTGCTACGATTTCCGCGAGCGACTTACTCCCCCCCCGTTAGGCCGCCCGGCCCGCGTCGTTCTTCCCAAGCGCGGGAATCCGTGCCATCGGTGCGCGCATGCACGCCGATCTCACGCCCGAACTCCTCAGCCCAGCCGGGAACTGGGACTGCGCCCGCGCCGCCGTGGCCGCCGGGGCGGACGCGATCTACTTCGGCATGCCCAAGTTCAATGCCCGCCTGCGCGCGGACAATTTCACCGAGGAGGACCTGCCGGGCCTCATGGAATTCCTCCACAAGCACGGCGTGAAGGGCTTCATCGCGATGAATACCCTGATCTTCACCGGCGAGCTGGAAGCGGCGGAACGCCAGCTCCGCCTCATCGCCGAGGCCGGTGTGGACGCCCTCATCATCCAGGACCTCGGCCTCGCCAAGATGGCCCGCGAGATCGCGCCAAAGGTGGAGCTGCACGCGTCCACCCAGATGACCATCACCGCGCCGGAAGGCCTGCGCTTCATCGAGTCGCTCTTCCCGCTGGAGCGCGCCGTGCTCGCCCGCGAGCTGTCGGTGAAGGAAATCGAGCGCTTTGGCACCTCGCCGAGCACGCCACTGGAAGTCTTCGTCCACGGCGCGCTGTGCGTCGCCTACTCCGGCCAGTGCCTGACCAGCGAATCGCTCGGCCAGCGCTCCGCGAACCGCGGCGAGTGCGCGCAGGCCTGCCGCATGCCCTACGAGCTGGAGGTGGATGGCGTGCGCCGCGAGCTGGGCGAGGTGCGGTACCTGCTCAGCCCGCAGGACCTGGCCGCCGTCGATTTCATCCCGGACCTCGTGCGCGCCGGCGTGAAGTCCTTCAAGATCGAGGGCCGCCTGAAGACCCCCGAGTACGTCGCCGCCGTCACCCGCGTCTATCGCAAGGCGCTCGACGCCGCCCTCGCCGATGCCGCGCCCGCTACATCCCCCATCTCCAGCGACGACCGCTACGAGCTGGAGATGACCTTCTCCCGCGGCCTCACCAGCGGCTGGCTGGGCGGGACAAATCATCCCTACCTCACCCACGGCCGCTTTGGCAAAAAGCGCGGCCCGCTGCTCGGCACCATCGCCGCCTGCGGTGGCACGTGGATCGAACTCACCGACCGCACGGACATCCCGCTGAAGCCGGGCGATGGCGTGGTCTTCGACGCTGGAGAGAACCGCGACCTGGAGCAGGGCGCGAAGATCTGGAAGATCGAGGGCGAGCGCATCGTCTTCCACCGCACCTTCAGCGGCATCAATTTCACCCGCCTGAAGCCCGGGCAGACGATCTACAAGACCTCCGACGAAAAGCTGGAGTCGGACATCCGCCGCTTCTGGCAGAATGCAAAGCTGCGCGAGAAGAAGGCGCCGCTGCACCTGACCGTCACCGGCCGGCCAGGCGAGCCGCTGCACGTCGCCGCGGCATCCGGCACCCTGGCCACATCGGCCGCGTCCACCCTCGCGCTGCAGGAGGCGTCGAAGCACGCGCTGAGTGCCGAGACGCTCATCGCGCAATTCAGCCGCCTCGGCGACACGCCCTACGAGCTGGCCTCGCTCGATTGCCAGCTCCAGGGCGAGTGCCACATCGCGCTCTCCGAGCTGAACCGCCTGCGCCGCGAGATCGTGGACGCACTCGCCGCGCAGGATGGCCCGGACCAGCCCGCCGCCGGGCCCACCCGCATCACCGCGCGCGACCTGCTGCCGCCGCGCGGCCTGCAGCCGTCCGGGCCCGCCGCACCGCAGCTCTCCGTCCTCTGCCGCAGCCTCCCGCAGGTGGAGGCCGCGCTCGAGTCCGACATCGCCACCATCTACTGCGACTTCGAGGACCCGCGCCGCTACAAGGAGGCCGTCGCCCTCAAATCTGAAATTTCAGATCCCAAATCCCAGATCCACCTCGCCACCCCGCGCATCCTGAAGCCCGGCGAGACTGGCTACCTGAAGCTCATCGAGCGCGCGGAGCCGGACGGCGTGCTGCTGCGGAACCTGGCCTCGCTCGACTACTACAAACATCGTAGCGACCTGCGGAAGACCGGCGACTTCTCGCTGAACGTGGCCAACCCCATCACCGCGAAGCTGCTGAAGGAAGCCGCCGCCCTCGACACGCTGACCATCTCCTACGACCTGAATATCGGCCAGGTGATGGACCTGCTCCAGGGCGCGCCGCCGGAGTGGTTCGAGCTGACGCTGCACCAGCACATGCCCATGTTTCACATGGAGCACTGCGTCTTCTGCACCTTTCTCAGCGAGGGGACGACCTACAAGGACTGCGGCCGCCCGTGCGAGAGCCACGTGGTCCACCTGCGCGACCGCGTGGGGCAAAAGCACCGCCTGATGGCCGACGTCGGCTGCCGGAACACGCTCTTCAACGGCCGCGCCCAGACCGGCGCGCGCTTCTACGACGACCTCCGCACCACGGGCCTCGCGAAGTTCCGCATCGAACTCCTCGACGAGGACGACCTCGGCGCGCTCCGCACCATCGCCGCCTACCAGGACCTCCTCACCGGCCGCACCGACGCCGTCACCCTGCTCGACAACGTGAAGGCCTTCGAAAAACTCGGCGTCACCGAGGGCACCCTCGTCTGACAAAAGTGGCTGCGGCATCTTGCCGCAAGCCTCCCGCCGCCCCCCCCCCTTGCAGTCACGTCACAAGACATGTGACAAATCCGCTCCTGTCATCTGCTGAAAAAATGTGCTAGTTTTCCAGCACACCAGCGTATGACTGCCATGCGACACACATCCGCCGCCTTCGCCGCCTTCGCCGCCATCCTCGGCGGCCTCACCCTCAGTCTCAGCCTCATCCCCCGCGCCGACGCCACGAACGTGGGCATGGGCGTCATCGAGCAACCGGTGAACCTGGGTGCCCGCTCCGATCCCGCCGCCATCCCGCTCGGCCCGGTGGCGATGGAGAGCAATTACAACTACGGCATCCACGACATCATCACCTCCCCGCGGCCCTGCCTGCACGGCGCGATGGAGTGGAAGGGAGGCACCGAGCTGGACCAGAATCTCGCCCACGTCTTCGGCATCGCGGTCGAGCCGGAGGACACGACGCAGGTGCCCTATCTCCCCGTGGTCCTGCGCGTGAAGTCCCGGCCCGTCCCGGCCTATAGCCCCTACACCCGCGAGCAGGTCATGGCCGCCACCCTGCACTGCCTGCTGCGGTCCACCAATCCCACGCCGAAGTACCCGCTGAAGATCAAGATCGTGACCGACGATCCCGCCGACAAGTCATGGGCCGAGAAATTCGCGGGCGACTATGTCAACCGGCCCGACACGGAAGGCCAGCCGGTCGAGCCCACCCCCGTCCCCGGTGGTGGCCGCATCGAGACGGACGCCATGGGCATCGCCCGCCTCGTCTTCCCCGGCGTGACGAAGACAGCGGCCACTCCCTCACGACCACCCGTGCTGGTGCCCACGCGCCTCCATGGCGGGGCCGAGTCGGATCGCGACTGGATGCTGCTGCCGGTCTGGGCGGGCGACACCTTTGAAAACCCGCTCGACCTTCTCGGCCAGCGCCACCGGCTCTACTACGATCGCTTCAATCCCGCCACCTTCGCGAGCCCGGATGGCAACGCGCTCTTCGAGGGCAGCTCATGGCTCACGTGGTCCATCCGCGAGGCCCCCGGCGAGACGACCGCCCATCTCACCTTCGGCACGATCGACCCGGAGAATCTCGCCGCCTTCCTCCATGCCGTGGTCCTCTCGGTGCGACCCGTCGCCGAAAAGCCCCTGATCATCCGGCTCATGTCGAGCGGCGATACCCCCGACTACTTCCAGCAGTGCCTGGATGCCGGCGGCTGGAAGATCGAGAAAAATCCCAACAACGAATCGCTCGCAGGCACCTTCATCCTCGACCCGAAGACCAACGAACTCGTCAAAGGCAGCATCCCTGGCGTCACCCTCGTCCGCGGCTCCGAGGGTCCCATGCGACTGACCGTGCCGGAGAAAAAGGACGGTGAGTGAGCCCGCCATCCCATCACGCGAACGCCCTATCGTCATGCGACTCCTATCCGCGGCAATCGCCGTAGCCCTCGGCAGCCACCTCCCCCTCGCCGAGGCCACCATCCTGGTGGTGGACACCATCGAGCAACCGGTGAATCTGGGGGCTTTTTCAGACCCCTCCGCCATCCCACTCGGCCCGGTGCCAGTGGAGAGCAATCATGGATACGATGTCCACAAAGTCATCAGTGCTCCGCGGCCCGTCCAGCACGGAGCCATGGAGTGGAAGCAGGGGAACCTGCTCGACCAGAATCTGGCCCATGTCTTCGGAATCATGGTAGACCCGCTGGACACGCTACACCCGCTCAGCATGCCCGTTTACCTGCGCGTGAAAGCGTGGCCTGTCCCAGCCTACAGCCCCTACACGCGGGAGCAGGTCATGGCCGCCACACTGCACTGCCTGCTGCGGTCGACTGGAAGCACGCCAAAGGCACCACTGAAGATCGAGGTCGTGACCGATGATCCCGCGGACAAGTCATGGTCTGACAAATTCGTCGGCAGCTACTTCACGCATCCCGATTGGGATGGCCCACAAGTTGAGCCGACCCCCGTCCCCGGTGGAGGACGCATCGAGACCGACCGCTTCGGAGTCGCTTGGGTAATATTCGACCACGTGAAGAAGCCAAAGACACCCCCTTCCCGTCCACCGGTCTTCATCCCGT
Protein-coding regions in this window:
- a CDS encoding peptidase U32 family protein, encoding MHADLTPELLSPAGNWDCARAAVAAGADAIYFGMPKFNARLRADNFTEEDLPGLMEFLHKHGVKGFIAMNTLIFTGELEAAERQLRLIAEAGVDALIIQDLGLAKMAREIAPKVELHASTQMTITAPEGLRFIESLFPLERAVLARELSVKEIERFGTSPSTPLEVFVHGALCVAYSGQCLTSESLGQRSANRGECAQACRMPYELEVDGVRRELGEVRYLLSPQDLAAVDFIPDLVRAGVKSFKIEGRLKTPEYVAAVTRVYRKALDAALADAAPATSPISSDDRYELEMTFSRGLTSGWLGGTNHPYLTHGRFGKKRGPLLGTIAACGGTWIELTDRTDIPLKPGDGVVFDAGENRDLEQGAKIWKIEGERIVFHRTFSGINFTRLKPGQTIYKTSDEKLESDIRRFWQNAKLREKKAPLHLTVTGRPGEPLHVAAASGTLATSAASTLALQEASKHALSAETLIAQFSRLGDTPYELASLDCQLQGECHIALSELNRLRREIVDALAAQDGPDQPAAGPTRITARDLLPPRGLQPSGPAAPQLSVLCRSLPQVEAALESDIATIYCDFEDPRRYKEAVALKSEISDPKSQIHLATPRILKPGETGYLKLIERAEPDGVLLRNLASLDYYKHRSDLRKTGDFSLNVANPITAKLLKEAAALDTLTISYDLNIGQVMDLLQGAPPEWFELTLHQHMPMFHMEHCVFCTFLSEGTTYKDCGRPCESHVVHLRDRVGQKHRLMADVGCRNTLFNGRAQTGARFYDDLRTTGLAKFRIELLDEDDLGALRTIAAYQDLLTGRTDAVTLLDNVKAFEKLGVTEGTLV